Proteins found in one Mesorhizobium sp. CAU 1732 genomic segment:
- the pcsA gene encoding phosphatidylcholine synthase — protein sequence MTRRKLSERIPRPRKKVTWPQARAFSVHLLTASGSFLAFLSLVAAAEKQWTAMFLWLGLALFVDGIDGPIARKLEVKEVLPTWSGELLDNIIDYVTYVLIPAFALYQSGFMGEGLSFLSAAIIVVSSAIYYADVGMKTKENFFKGFPVVWNMLVFALFVLQTGEYVSFAVVVVAAILSFVPINFLHPVRVKRLRPLNLGVFLAWCAFSCAALAQGMQASLPVQVGVGITSIYLFVIGGVMQLFPTLGLRKA from the coding sequence GTGACGCGCCGAAAGCTCTCCGAGCGTATTCCGCGCCCGCGCAAGAAGGTCACGTGGCCGCAGGCTCGTGCCTTTTCCGTTCATCTGCTGACGGCTTCGGGCTCGTTCCTGGCATTCCTGTCGCTCGTGGCAGCCGCCGAAAAGCAATGGACCGCCATGTTCCTTTGGCTCGGGCTGGCTCTCTTCGTCGACGGCATCGACGGCCCCATCGCGCGCAAGCTCGAGGTCAAGGAAGTGCTGCCGACATGGTCGGGCGAACTCCTCGACAACATCATCGACTACGTCACCTATGTTCTGATCCCCGCCTTCGCGCTCTATCAGAGCGGCTTCATGGGCGAGGGGCTGTCGTTTCTCTCGGCAGCGATCATCGTCGTGTCGAGCGCGATCTACTACGCGGACGTCGGGATGAAGACGAAGGAGAACTTCTTCAAGGGCTTCCCCGTCGTCTGGAACATGCTGGTCTTCGCGCTTTTCGTGCTCCAGACCGGCGAGTATGTGTCCTTCGCGGTCGTGGTCGTGGCGGCGATCCTGTCCTTCGTGCCCATCAATTTCCTGCACCCGGTGCGGGTGAAACGCCTGAGACCGTTGAACCTCGGCGTCTTTCTGGCTTGGTGCGCCTTTTCCTGTGCTGCGCTGGCGCAAGGCATGCAGGCATCCTTGCCCGTGCAGGTGGGCGTCGGCATCACCAGCATCTATCTCTTCGTGATCGGCGGCGTCATGCAGCTGTTCCCAACACTTGGACTGAGGAAGGCCTGA
- a CDS encoding quinone oxidoreductase, giving the protein MSKAVMIHQHGGPDMLRYEDVEVGAPGGGEVRIRHTAIGLNFLDTYYRSGLYPAPNGLPLVPGGEAAGIVEAVGDGVTFLKKGDRVAYTTPLGAYCEERLIPAEKLVKVPGAVSDEDAAAMMLKGMTAEYLLRRTYPVKAGDTVLYHAAAGGVGLIFGQWARKLGVTLIGTVGSAAKAELAKANGYEHVINYAEEDFAARVKEITSGKLCDVVYDSVGKDTFEGSLNCLRSRGMFVTFGQSSGPIPPFNLALLSQKGSLYATRPTLFQYIAKRAELEESSAALFDVVGSGAVKILINQRYALKDVAQAHADLEARRTTGTTILIP; this is encoded by the coding sequence ATGTCGAAAGCCGTTATGATCCACCAACATGGTGGACCAGACATGCTGCGCTATGAGGATGTCGAAGTTGGTGCGCCGGGCGGGGGCGAAGTTCGCATCCGCCACACGGCGATCGGATTGAATTTTCTCGACACCTACTATCGCAGCGGGCTCTATCCCGCGCCGAACGGACTTCCGCTTGTTCCCGGCGGCGAGGCGGCAGGAATCGTGGAGGCTGTCGGGGACGGGGTGACCTTTCTCAAGAAAGGCGATCGTGTCGCCTACACCACGCCGCTCGGCGCCTATTGCGAGGAACGGCTGATCCCGGCGGAAAAGCTGGTGAAGGTGCCCGGCGCGGTGAGCGACGAGGACGCCGCAGCGATGATGCTGAAGGGCATGACGGCGGAATATTTGCTCCGGCGCACCTATCCGGTGAAGGCGGGCGACACCGTCCTCTATCACGCGGCGGCGGGCGGCGTCGGCCTGATCTTCGGCCAGTGGGCCCGCAAGCTGGGCGTCACGCTCATCGGAACGGTCGGATCGGCGGCGAAGGCCGAACTCGCGAAAGCGAATGGCTACGAGCACGTCATCAACTATGCCGAAGAGGACTTCGCAGCCCGCGTGAAGGAGATCACCAGCGGCAAACTGTGCGATGTCGTCTACGATTCCGTCGGCAAGGACACCTTCGAGGGATCGCTGAACTGCCTGCGGTCGCGCGGCATGTTCGTGACGTTCGGCCAGTCGTCGGGGCCCATCCCGCCTTTCAACCTCGCCCTCCTGTCGCAGAAGGGATCGCTTTACGCGACGCGCCCGACCTTGTTCCAGTACATCGCCAAGCGCGCGGAGCTCGAAGAGTCCTCCGCCGCTCTGTTCGACGTCGTGGGATCAGGCGCGGTGAAGATTCTCATCAACCAGCGTTATGCCCTGAAGGATGTCGCGCAGGCGCATGCGGATCTGGAAGCACGGCGCACGACGGGCACCACGATCCTCATTCCATGA
- a CDS encoding ABC transporter ATP-binding protein codes for MTPRRDLLDVRGLTKIFGTLKACDSIDLTIEKGEIHALLGENGAGKSTLVKMLFGSLEPASGDIVWKGETVTISSPAQARKLGIGMVFQHFSLFEALTAAENIMLSLDDDTTINEIAARARQLSVTYGLPLDPYALVGDLSVGERQRIEIIRCLLQEPELIILDEPTSVLTPQEADKLFETLERLRSEGKSILYISHRLEEVKRLCDRATVLRHGKVVDHCDPRKETAASLARMMVGNEVQQVHREAPVTSERTPMLEIRGLTRPPATPFSIPLRDIRLTVNAGEVVGIAGVAGNGQGEFFEAVSGEAIQAKADVIRFRGKDAGKLTITQRRLLGAAFVPEERIGHGAAPRMRLSENLLLSRFKTDAKAFLGGMGLIRTAALSSAAKRISSDMDVRKSAEDPEAAALSGGNLQKFIVGRELDRKPVVMVVNQPTWGVDAGAAAHIRQALIDLARSGSAVLVISQDLDELFEMSDAIAVMHDGQLSSPIPVAEATLERIGLLMGGAGGAGMAHKDQAA; via the coding sequence GTGACTCCGCGTCGCGATCTGCTCGATGTTCGCGGCCTGACGAAGATATTCGGCACGCTGAAGGCCTGCGACTCGATCGACCTGACGATCGAGAAGGGCGAAATCCATGCGTTGCTGGGCGAGAACGGCGCCGGCAAGTCGACGCTGGTCAAGATGCTGTTCGGTTCGCTCGAACCCGCGTCCGGCGACATCGTCTGGAAGGGCGAGACGGTCACGATTTCAAGCCCCGCCCAGGCACGCAAGCTCGGCATCGGCATGGTTTTCCAGCACTTCTCCTTGTTCGAGGCGCTGACTGCCGCCGAGAACATCATGCTCTCGCTCGACGACGATACGACGATCAACGAGATCGCCGCGCGCGCACGGCAGCTTTCCGTCACCTACGGGCTCCCGCTCGATCCTTATGCGCTGGTGGGGGACCTTTCGGTCGGCGAGCGCCAGCGCATCGAGATCATCCGCTGCCTTCTGCAGGAACCCGAGCTGATCATCCTGGACGAGCCGACGTCTGTGCTGACGCCGCAGGAGGCCGACAAGCTTTTCGAAACGCTCGAAAGGCTTCGTTCGGAAGGAAAATCAATCCTTTACATCTCGCACCGTCTGGAAGAGGTGAAGCGGCTTTGCGATCGCGCGACCGTGCTGCGGCATGGCAAGGTTGTGGATCACTGCGATCCGCGCAAGGAGACGGCGGCCTCGCTCGCCCGCATGATGGTGGGCAATGAGGTGCAGCAGGTCCACCGCGAGGCTCCCGTCACCAGCGAGCGGACCCCGATGCTGGAAATTCGCGGCCTGACCCGCCCGCCGGCGACGCCTTTCTCCATCCCGCTGCGCGACATCCGGCTGACGGTGAATGCGGGCGAAGTGGTCGGGATCGCGGGCGTTGCCGGAAACGGCCAGGGTGAGTTCTTCGAAGCGGTATCCGGCGAGGCGATCCAGGCAAAAGCCGACGTGATCCGGTTTCGCGGCAAGGATGCGGGAAAGCTGACGATCACGCAGCGCAGGCTGCTTGGCGCAGCCTTTGTCCCCGAAGAGCGGATCGGTCATGGCGCCGCGCCGCGCATGCGCCTGTCGGAGAACCTGCTGCTGTCGCGCTTCAAGACGGACGCCAAGGCATTTCTCGGCGGGATGGGGTTGATCCGCACCGCCGCGCTGTCTTCCGCCGCCAAGCGCATTTCGTCCGACATGGACGTGCGCAAGAGTGCCGAAGATCCAGAGGCGGCGGCGTTGTCGGGCGGAAACCTCCAGAAATTCATCGTCGGACGGGAACTCGATCGCAAACCGGTCGTGATGGTGGTCAACCAGCCGACCTGGGGCGTTGACGCAGGGGCGGCGGCACATATCAGGCAGGCCCTCATCGACCTCGCGCGCTCCGGCTCGGCGGTGCTGGTGATCAGCCAGGATCTGGACGAACTCTTCGAGATGTCCGACGCCATCGCCGTGATGCACGATGGGCAACTCTCGTCGCCCATTCCAGTTGCGGAAGCCACGCTCGAGCGGATCGGCCTGTTGATGGGCGGAGCCGGCGGGGCGGGTATGGCGCACAAGGACCAGGCAGCCTGA
- a CDS encoding ABC transporter permease, with protein sequence MRLEIVKRPQQSRLFSALSPFLAFGLTIIAGAILFMLLGKNPATTLYYYFIDPLMEEWSLHELAIKAAPLILIAVGLSVCFLSNNWNIGAEGQFIIGAVVGSTLPVLFPDFQGWYVLPLMMLMGIAGGAAYAAIPAFLKVRFNTNEILTSLMLVYVAQLFLDWLVRGPWRNPEGFNFPETRTFHDYAILPEIWSASGRAHWGFVFALVLAVVVWFMLSKTLKGFEVKVIGQSPRAGRFAGFSAGRMVIFAFLVSGGMAGLAGIAEVSGAIGQLRPTFSPGYGFTAIIVAFLGRLNPLGIVAAGLVLALTYLGGEAAQISVGLSDKVVRAFQGMILFFVLACDTLIHYQIRLVRPHANAAGETSHV encoded by the coding sequence ATGCGTCTCGAAATCGTCAAGCGTCCGCAACAATCCAGGCTCTTCAGCGCGCTTTCGCCGTTCCTCGCATTCGGTCTGACGATCATCGCAGGCGCGATCCTGTTCATGCTGCTTGGCAAGAACCCCGCGACGACGCTCTACTACTACTTCATCGATCCGCTGATGGAGGAGTGGTCGCTGCATGAACTGGCGATCAAGGCAGCGCCTTTGATCCTGATCGCGGTCGGTCTTTCGGTCTGCTTCCTGTCGAACAACTGGAACATCGGCGCCGAAGGCCAGTTCATCATCGGCGCGGTGGTGGGCTCGACGCTCCCGGTCCTCTTTCCCGATTTCCAAGGCTGGTACGTCCTCCCGCTGATGATGCTGATGGGCATTGCGGGCGGTGCTGCCTACGCCGCAATTCCGGCGTTTCTCAAGGTGCGATTCAACACCAACGAAATCCTGACGAGCCTGATGCTTGTCTATGTGGCGCAGCTCTTCCTCGACTGGCTGGTGCGAGGCCCGTGGCGCAATCCGGAAGGGTTTAATTTCCCGGAGACCCGGACGTTCCACGACTATGCGATCCTGCCGGAAATCTGGTCGGCATCGGGCCGCGCGCATTGGGGTTTCGTCTTTGCGTTGGTGCTGGCCGTCGTCGTCTGGTTCATGCTGTCGAAGACGCTGAAGGGCTTCGAGGTCAAGGTGATCGGCCAAAGCCCGCGGGCAGGGCGCTTTGCAGGCTTCTCCGCCGGGCGAATGGTGATCTTCGCGTTCCTTGTCTCAGGCGGCATGGCCGGTCTCGCGGGCATTGCCGAAGTATCCGGCGCGATCGGGCAGCTTCGCCCGACATTCTCGCCCGGCTACGGCTTCACCGCGATCATCGTGGCGTTTCTCGGGCGACTGAACCCGCTCGGCATCGTTGCGGCGGGCCTGGTTCTGGCACTCACCTATCTCGGCGGCGAGGCGGCGCAGATTTCGGTCGGCCTGTCGGACAAGGTGGTTCGCGCTTTCCAGGGCATGATCCTGTTCTTCGTGCTGGCCTGCGACACGCTCATTCACTACCAGATCCGGCTCGTGCGCCCGCACGCCAATGCGGCGGGGGAGACCTCCCATGTATGA
- a CDS encoding ABC transporter permease, with amino-acid sequence MYEAIFITIATAATPLLIAAMGELVTERSGVLNLGVEGMMIMGAVTGFGVALATGSAWLGVFAAILVGALFSLLFAFLTLTLVTNQVATGLALTLLGLGLSAMIGEGFVGLPGVRMASLYIPYLTDLPYVGRMLFGQDPIFYISLLLTAGVAWFLFYTRAGLTLRSVGDNHASAHALGINVIGIRYLAVMFGGACSGLAGAYLALVYVPQWVEGMSAGRGWIALALVVFASWRPWRVLAGAYLFGAVTIGQLHAQALGWPIPSQLLSALPYLATIIVLVLISRNRRLTLVNTPASLGRPFVPDR; translated from the coding sequence ATGTATGAGGCGATTTTCATCACCATCGCCACCGCCGCGACCCCGCTGCTGATCGCGGCCATGGGCGAACTGGTGACCGAACGCTCCGGCGTCCTCAATCTGGGCGTCGAAGGCATGATGATCATGGGCGCGGTGACGGGCTTCGGCGTCGCGCTTGCGACCGGTTCGGCATGGCTCGGCGTCTTCGCCGCGATCCTCGTCGGCGCGCTGTTTTCGCTGCTCTTCGCGTTCCTGACATTGACGCTGGTGACCAATCAGGTGGCGACGGGTCTGGCGCTCACGCTTCTCGGCCTGGGGCTGTCGGCCATGATCGGCGAAGGCTTCGTCGGGCTGCCCGGTGTGCGCATGGCGTCCCTCTACATCCCGTATCTGACGGACCTGCCCTATGTCGGGCGAATGCTCTTTGGCCAGGATCCGATCTTCTACATATCTCTGCTCCTCACCGCCGGCGTGGCGTGGTTCCTGTTCTACACGCGCGCGGGGCTGACGCTGCGCTCGGTGGGCGACAACCACGCATCCGCCCATGCGCTCGGCATCAACGTCATCGGCATCCGCTATCTCGCGGTGATGTTCGGCGGCGCCTGTTCGGGGTTGGCGGGGGCGTATCTCGCTCTCGTCTACGTGCCGCAATGGGTGGAAGGCATGAGTGCCGGCCGTGGATGGATCGCGCTGGCGCTGGTCGTCTTCGCGTCGTGGCGGCCGTGGCGCGTTCTGGCGGGAGCCTACCTCTTCGGTGCGGTGACGATCGGGCAGCTTCATGCGCAGGCGCTGGGCTGGCCGATTCCTTCTCAACTGCTTTCTGCGCTTCCCTATCTGGCGACCATTATCGTTCTCGTTCTAATTTCGCGGAACAGGCGACTGACATTGGTGAACACACCGGCATCTCTGGGGCGGCCGTTTGTTCCTGATCGCTAG
- a CDS encoding BMP family ABC transporter substrate-binding protein, giving the protein MKKLLFALAASAAILLPGAASAQDKTKACWIYIGPTGDFGWSYQHHQGLLEVEETLGDAVETSYLESVPESADAERSLERLARSGCDIIFTTSFGYMDPTNKVAGKFPDVKFEHATGYKREHANVSTYNSKFHEGRYVQGVIAAKMSEKGVAGYIASFPIPEVVMGINAFVLGAQSVNPDFKVKVVWANTWFDPGKEADAAKALIDQGVDIITQHTDSTGPMQVAAERGIKAFGQASDMIKFGPETQLTSIIDDWGPYYVERVKAVIDGTWEQHDVWGGMAEGHVVMAPYLNMPDDVKKLAEETEAKIKSGEFNPFTGPIKKQDGTEWLKDGEVAEDGVLLGLNFYVEGVDDQLPQ; this is encoded by the coding sequence ATGAAAAAACTGCTCTTTGCCCTGGCCGCTTCGGCAGCGATCCTGCTGCCCGGCGCCGCCAGCGCGCAGGACAAGACCAAGGCCTGCTGGATCTATATCGGCCCGACAGGCGATTTCGGCTGGTCCTACCAGCATCATCAGGGCCTGCTCGAAGTTGAGGAGACGCTCGGCGATGCCGTCGAGACCTCCTATCTGGAAAGCGTGCCGGAAAGCGCCGACGCCGAGCGCTCGCTCGAGCGCCTCGCGCGATCGGGTTGCGACATCATCTTCACGACGTCCTTCGGCTACATGGACCCGACCAACAAGGTCGCCGGCAAATTTCCGGATGTGAAGTTCGAGCACGCGACCGGTTACAAGCGTGAACATGCGAACGTCTCGACCTACAATTCCAAGTTCCACGAAGGCCGCTACGTACAGGGCGTGATCGCCGCGAAGATGTCGGAAAAGGGCGTGGCGGGCTACATCGCTTCCTTCCCGATCCCGGAAGTCGTCATGGGTATCAACGCGTTCGTGCTCGGCGCGCAGTCGGTGAACCCAGACTTCAAGGTCAAGGTGGTGTGGGCGAACACCTGGTTCGATCCCGGCAAGGAAGCGGACGCAGCCAAGGCGCTGATCGACCAGGGCGTCGATATCATCACGCAGCACACCGACTCGACCGGCCCGATGCAGGTCGCGGCCGAGCGCGGAATCAAGGCGTTCGGCCAGGCTTCGGACATGATCAAGTTCGGTCCGGAAACCCAGTTGACCTCGATCATCGACGATTGGGGCCCGTATTACGTCGAGCGCGTGAAGGCGGTCATCGACGGTACGTGGGAACAGCACGATGTCTGGGGCGGAATGGCCGAAGGCCACGTCGTGATGGCACCCTACCTGAACATGCCCGACGACGTGAAGAAGCTCGCCGAAGAGACCGAGGCGAAGATCAAGTCCGGCGAGTTCAACCCCTTCACCGGACCGATCAAGAAGCAGGACGGAACCGAATGGCTGAAGGACGGCGAAGTCGCCGAGGACGGCGTTCTGCTCGGCCTGAACTTCTATGTCGAAGGCGTGGACGACCAGTTGCCGCAGTAA
- a CDS encoding glutathione S-transferase has product MLKFYHAPWSRSSGILWLLEELGADYDLVEIDIRQEGGVPEEYRLIQPSKKVPAIEHDGVVITERAAITTYLADAFPNAELAPKIGDPMRGPYLTMLVYCDAVFDPALSAQVQGWTYESNRFSFGLAEEAIDYLDRVLTERPFAAGDRFTAADTQLASGIGYTMDMMKALPERPSFRAYMDRVKDRPANLRAAGKDQDMAMKTPFFQKQFAGQAG; this is encoded by the coding sequence ATGCTCAAATTCTATCACGCCCCGTGGTCGCGCTCGTCGGGGATCTTGTGGCTTCTAGAGGAGCTTGGCGCCGACTATGACCTCGTCGAGATCGATATCCGTCAGGAGGGCGGCGTTCCCGAAGAGTACAGGCTTATCCAGCCAAGCAAGAAGGTGCCGGCGATCGAGCATGACGGCGTCGTCATCACCGAGCGGGCCGCCATCACCACCTATCTCGCCGACGCCTTCCCGAATGCGGAGCTTGCGCCGAAGATCGGCGATCCGATGCGTGGTCCGTACCTCACCATGCTGGTCTATTGTGACGCGGTCTTCGATCCGGCTCTGTCAGCGCAGGTGCAGGGCTGGACATACGAAAGCAATCGCTTTTCGTTCGGCCTCGCCGAGGAAGCGATCGACTATCTCGACCGCGTGCTGACGGAGCGGCCCTTTGCGGCCGGCGACCGCTTCACGGCTGCCGACACGCAACTCGCGTCCGGGATCGGCTACACGATGGACATGATGAAAGCGCTGCCCGAACGCCCCTCGTTCCGCGCCTATATGGACCGCGTGAAGGACCGCCCGGCCAATCTTCGTGCCGCCGGCAAAGACCAGGACATGGCGATGAAGACGCCGTTCTTCCAGAAGCAGTTCGCCGGGCAGGCGGGCTGA